One Dryobates pubescens isolate bDryPub1 chromosome 33, bDryPub1.pri, whole genome shotgun sequence DNA window includes the following coding sequences:
- the TMEM88B gene encoding transmembrane protein 88B, whose translation MSGQDTEDFGAENLSEKSRMIPSLPPYDIDDQLLPREPRSAWCCLAWALLIVTMNTLVFFMNLLLMFVIFTIVLLPTIVVVYFGFQCHSKVLHSAARYCRSFLDDSSSSALIILGFVIMSPLIVAAMAIYCSLARRFRLFMCFQPCSRAVYKGVKWRWYEEGGLCRCARGWNTQVKAWV comes from the exons ATGTCTGGGCAGGACACTGAGGACTTTGGAGCAGAAAACCTCTCGGAGAAGTCTCGGATGATTCCCAGCCTCCCACCCTACGACATCGATGACCAACTCCTTCCCAGGGAGCCACGGAGCGCCTGGTGCTGCTTGGCATGGGCCCTGCTGATAGTCACCATGAACACCTTGGTCTTTTTCATGAATTTGCTCTTGATGTTTGTCATCTTCACCATTGTCCTGCTTCCTACCATCGTGGTGGTTTACTTTGGCTTCCAGTGCCACTCCAAG GTGCTGCACTCAGCTGCCCGCTACTGCAGAAGCTTCTTGGatgacagcagctcctctgccctcaTTATCCTTGGCTTTGTCATCATGTCCCCTCTGATAGTGGCAGCCATGGCCATCtactgcagcctggccaggcgcTTCCGTCTCTTCAtgtgcttccagccctgcagcagggctgtgtacAAGGGGGTGAAGTGGCGCTGGTACGAGGAGGGAGGCCTCTGCCGCTGTGCCAGGGGGTGGAACACTCAGGTCAAGGCCTGGGTATGA